The Propionispora hippei DSM 15287 genome includes a window with the following:
- the rpmB gene encoding 50S ribosomal protein L28 → MANVCEVCGKGEQSGFNVSHSHLKTKRSWKPNIQRVKAVVSGQVKRVNTCTRCLRSGKIQRAI, encoded by the coding sequence ATGGCAAATGTTTGTGAAGTCTGTGGTAAGGGTGAGCAAAGCGGATTCAATGTCAGCCACTCCCATTTAAAAACAAAACGTAGCTGGAAGCCCAATATTCAACGTGTCAAAGCTGTTGTTAGCGGCCAAGTAAAACGAGTCAATACCTGCACTCGCTGCCTGCGTTCTGGCAAAATCCAACGTGCTATATAA
- a CDS encoding 3D domain-containing protein has product MLNFKKILLWGTILTVLQMTFVAPVTFAKAAAKPDSYTKKLDIKATAYAPGPHDNGKWGNLTHLGTQIRPGVIAVDPSVIPLGSKVYIEFPDGQGKYAVAEDTGGAIKGNRVDIAVESVAKAYDFGIQHVKVYVLEK; this is encoded by the coding sequence ATGTTGAATTTTAAAAAAATACTTTTATGGGGTACCATACTAACTGTTTTGCAGATGACTTTTGTTGCACCTGTTACTTTTGCCAAGGCGGCAGCCAAGCCGGATTCTTATACTAAGAAACTGGATATTAAGGCAACCGCGTATGCACCAGGACCGCATGATAATGGCAAATGGGGTAATTTGACTCATTTAGGCACTCAGATTCGTCCGGGTGTTATTGCTGTAGACCCTTCGGTTATTCCGCTTGGTTCTAAAGTGTATATTGAGTTCCCTGACGGACAGGGAAAGTATGCGGTGGCGGAAGACACCGGCGGCGCTATTAAGGGAAACCGGGTGGATATTGCCGTTGAGTCGGTGGCAAAGGCCTATGATTTCGGTATCCAACACGTTAAAGTATATGTATTAGAAAAATAA
- the guaB gene encoding IMP dehydrogenase produces the protein MFEDKFATKGLTFDDVLLIPGRSDILPRDVEVNTYLTRNIKLNIPIVSAGMDTVTEAPMAIAMAREGGLGVIHKNMSIERQANEIDKVKRSEHGIIVDPIFLSPDNILQDAHDLMEKYHISGVPVTVNNKLVGIITNRDLRFETNLTAKIRDCMTRERLITAPVGTSLEDAKELLRQHRIEKLPLLDEAGNLKGLITIKDIEKAQKYPNSAKDAKGRLLVAAAVGVGADMMDRIDAIVAAKVDVLVVDTAHGHSKGVLDAVRTIKAAYPQVDLIAGNVATAEATRDLIEAGVDAVKVGIGPGSICTTRIIAGIGVPQITAVYSCAQAAREYNIPVIADGGIKYSGDITKAIAAGASVVMVGNLLAGTEESPGETIIYQGRSYKVYRGMGSLGAMAEGSKDRYFQENMDKLVPEGIEGRVPYKGSLADTVFQLVGGLRSGMGYCGVRNIQELIVKSKFIRITGAGLKESHPHDVNITKESPNYSL, from the coding sequence ATGTTTGAGGACAAATTTGCCACAAAAGGGTTAACCTTTGATGATGTGTTATTAATCCCGGGAAGATCCGATATTTTACCGCGGGATGTAGAAGTGAATACCTATCTGACCAGGAATATCAAACTCAACATTCCTATTGTAAGTGCCGGAATGGATACGGTAACAGAAGCACCAATGGCTATCGCTATGGCCAGAGAGGGCGGCTTGGGCGTAATTCATAAGAATATGTCCATTGAACGGCAAGCCAACGAGATTGATAAAGTAAAACGCTCCGAGCACGGAATTATCGTTGATCCCATCTTTTTATCGCCGGATAACATACTGCAAGACGCGCATGATCTAATGGAAAAATACCATATTTCCGGTGTGCCTGTTACGGTAAATAACAAATTAGTAGGCATTATAACCAATCGTGATTTACGGTTTGAAACTAATTTGACCGCTAAAATCCGTGACTGTATGACACGGGAACGTTTAATTACGGCACCTGTTGGCACTTCTCTGGAAGATGCCAAGGAGTTATTACGTCAGCACCGGATTGAAAAATTACCCTTGCTTGATGAAGCAGGCAATTTAAAAGGGCTTATTACAATTAAGGATATTGAGAAGGCTCAAAAATATCCCAATTCGGCGAAGGACGCCAAAGGCCGGTTGCTGGTGGCTGCGGCCGTAGGTGTTGGTGCCGATATGATGGATCGTATTGATGCCATTGTCGCGGCTAAGGTTGATGTCCTGGTAGTGGATACCGCCCATGGCCATTCTAAGGGTGTTTTGGACGCTGTACGGACCATCAAAGCTGCCTATCCGCAAGTCGATCTTATTGCCGGCAATGTGGCTACGGCAGAAGCCACCCGCGATTTAATCGAAGCCGGTGTGGATGCTGTGAAAGTAGGAATTGGTCCTGGCTCCATTTGTACAACCCGTATTATTGCCGGTATCGGTGTTCCGCAAATTACGGCTGTATATTCCTGTGCGCAGGCGGCCCGTGAATATAATATCCCGGTTATTGCCGATGGCGGTATTAAATATTCCGGTGACATCACTAAAGCGATTGCGGCGGGAGCCAGCGTTGTTATGGTAGGAAATCTACTGGCTGGGACAGAGGAAAGTCCGGGCGAAACGATTATTTATCAAGGGCGCAGCTACAAGGTATATCGTGGAATGGGATCACTGGGAGCCATGGCTGAGGGCAGCAAAGACCGTTATTTCCAAGAGAATATGGACAAGCTGGTGCCGGAAGGTATTGAAGGCCGTGTGCCGTATAAAGGTTCTCTGGCAGATACTGTCTTCCAACTGGTTGGCGGCCTGCGCTCCGGCATGGGTTACTGCGGCGTGCGTAACATCCAGGAATTGATTGTTAAGTCGAAGTTCATTCGTATTACCGGTGCCGGGCTGAAAGAAAGCCATCCTCACGATGTGAATATTACCAAGGAATCTCCAAACTATAGTTTGTAA
- the ribH gene encoding 6,7-dimethyl-8-ribityllumazine synthase: MKTYEGQLVATGLRFGIIVGRFNEFITNKLLGGALDGLKRHGASEEDITVVWVPGAFEIPLTAQKMAGSGKYDAVICLGTVIRGGTTHYDYVCAEVSKGVAHVGMATGVPTIFGVLTTENIEQAIERAGTKAGNKGFDAALSAIEMANLLKSM, encoded by the coding sequence ATGAAAACATATGAAGGACAGTTAGTTGCGACAGGGTTGCGTTTTGGTATTATTGTAGGAAGATTTAACGAGTTTATTACCAATAAGTTGTTGGGCGGTGCGCTGGACGGGCTGAAACGCCATGGTGCCAGTGAAGAGGATATCACGGTTGTTTGGGTTCCTGGCGCCTTTGAGATTCCTTTGACAGCCCAGAAGATGGCCGGCAGCGGTAAATATGATGCGGTGATTTGTTTGGGAACTGTCATTCGTGGTGGTACAACACACTATGATTATGTATGTGCTGAGGTATCCAAAGGTGTGGCTCATGTAGGTATGGCTACCGGTGTTCCCACTATTTTCGGTGTCCTGACTACGGAAAATATCGAACAAGCGATTGAACGGGCCGGAACAAAGGCTGGAAACAAAGGTTTTGATGCAGCACTTTCGGCGATTGAAATGGCTAATCTGCTAAAAAGTATGTAA
- a CDS encoding DUF1858 domain-containing protein, producing MITEDTPILEALQSHPQARKIFALHGMSCIGCMGSARETIASGAKMHNIDVNALLRELNQAKEKE from the coding sequence ATGATTACCGAGGATACTCCTATACTGGAAGCGCTCCAGTCGCACCCGCAGGCTCGAAAAATTTTTGCTTTACACGGAATGAGTTGTATTGGCTGCATGGGTTCTGCCAGGGAAACTATTGCCAGTGGAGCCAAAATGCACAATATTGATGTAAATGCATTGCTAAGGGAACTAAATCAAGCAAAAGAAAAAGAATAG
- a CDS encoding HipA family kinase: protein MLFAKEYLGRVGVGATSPHFFCANDRNIYIVKLQNNRYGTKVLISELLASQLGNLLNLCFPASQCFTIDESFLESYPQLRAEGVTAGIHFASQYISHATYIDKYTFSQITNLHELAGVIFFDHLFHNADRTNNRKNLLVVSQAANCKAYAIDNSHLFRSGKWTNESVTFLANKIYIYYRRAFRMLLKNYLTPQDFKPYVEAFKKISKPQIRKVIQKIPSEWWTNPEEAQTLETFIEERQRIADRLYYALCQYTAATPHRII from the coding sequence ATGTTGTTTGCCAAGGAATATCTGGGACGCGTTGGTGTCGGAGCGACATCCCCCCATTTTTTTTGTGCCAACGACCGCAATATATATATTGTCAAGCTCCAAAACAACCGTTATGGAACAAAAGTATTAATCAGTGAACTACTGGCAAGTCAGTTAGGTAATTTACTCAATCTCTGTTTTCCTGCCAGCCAGTGTTTTACCATTGATGAGTCTTTCCTGGAATCCTATCCGCAGCTCCGAGCTGAAGGTGTTACTGCAGGCATCCATTTTGCCTCACAATATATATCCCATGCGACCTATATTGATAAATATACCTTTTCACAGATTACCAATCTTCATGAATTGGCAGGAGTGATATTTTTTGATCATCTCTTTCACAACGCTGACCGTACTAATAACAGAAAAAATTTACTGGTTGTTTCACAAGCTGCTAACTGTAAAGCCTATGCTATCGATAATTCCCATCTATTCCGCTCAGGAAAATGGACGAATGAATCGGTAACCTTTTTGGCAAATAAAATTTATATTTATTACCGTCGCGCTTTTCGGATGTTATTGAAAAACTATCTTACGCCACAAGATTTTAAACCTTATGTTGAGGCCTTTAAAAAAATCAGCAAGCCCCAAATCAGAAAGGTTATCCAAAAAATTCCCTCTGAATGGTGGACTAATCCAGAAGAAGCGCAGACACTGGAAACCTTCATTGAAGAGCGCCAAAGAATAGCCGATAGATTATATTATGCACTTTGCCAGTATACTGCAGCGACTCCCCATAGAATCATCTAA
- the yfcE gene encoding phosphodiesterase produces the protein MRISIVSDTHGYFGAWDKLYREYLQASDLILHAGDVLYHGPRNPIVAGYNPQKLAEALNQCSVPVIIAQGNCDSEVDSMVLAMPIQSPYSYVVINGMRIVVNHGHTFKDEEALFEAAKHFKAHVIITGHTHVARLNKRDGIIHLNPGSPVRELSKREDGRATLATLYNGKLTITDVDSGSVIQEELITGGM, from the coding sequence ATGAGGATCAGTATAGTAAGTGACACGCACGGCTATTTTGGTGCTTGGGATAAACTATACCGCGAATATTTACAGGCTTCCGATTTAATTCTTCACGCCGGTGATGTATTGTATCATGGGCCGCGCAATCCAATTGTTGCCGGCTATAATCCGCAAAAATTGGCGGAAGCCCTGAATCAGTGCTCCGTTCCGGTTATTATAGCGCAGGGTAATTGTGATTCCGAAGTAGACAGTATGGTCCTTGCCATGCCTATACAATCACCCTATAGCTATGTGGTCATAAATGGTATGCGTATAGTAGTGAATCACGGACATACTTTTAAAGATGAAGAAGCTCTGTTTGAAGCTGCTAAACATTTTAAAGCTCATGTGATCATTACCGGCCATACCCATGTTGCCCGGCTGAATAAAAGGGATGGTATCATTCATCTAAATCCGGGATCACCGGTCAGGGAGTTATCCAAGCGTGAAGACGGGCGTGCTACCCTGGCTACCTTGTATAACGGGAAACTAACCATAACAGATGTAGATTCGGGGTCAGTAATACAGGAGGAGCTTATTACAGGAGGAATGTAA
- a CDS encoding 2-hydroxymuconate tautomerase yields the protein MDLLPCQTEKSLASPTGLLNQRFPKIRRRAIMPIVQIDMLEGRSTEQKRELAKKITEVIVETAKCQPDAVTIVIREAAKQHISKAGVLMLDK from the coding sequence ATGGATTTGCTTCCTTGCCAGACGGAAAAATCTTTAGCCAGCCCGACGGGATTATTGAATCAGCGATTCCCAAAGATAAGGAGGAGAGCTATTATGCCGATCGTTCAAATTGATATGTTGGAAGGCCGTTCTACCGAACAGAAAAGAGAACTTGCCAAAAAAATTACCGAGGTAATTGTTGAAACTGCCAAATGTCAGCCTGATGCAGTGACCATTGTAATCAGAGAGGCTGCTAAGCAGCATATCAGCAAAGCCGGCGTACTCATGCTGGATAAGTAG
- the hslO gene encoding Hsp33 family molecular chaperone HslO, translating to MRDHIMKATVPGVRIVAAVTTQLVEEARRRHDCFPVVAAALGRTMTAALLLAANLKTEESLTVRIAGDGPIGDIVADATAHGTVRGYAKNPHVDIPLRGKKLDVGAAVGQGNVYVTRFTGLKQPFTGNVPLVSGEIAEDITSYLAVSEQTPSSVALGVLVRPDMTVAAAGGFIVQALPGHEEKSLQIIEANLAHLAPVSQMVDEGKDAAGIIRTVLQGLPITWYDQAGLVFQCLCSREKVHNVLISLGKAELEDMIAEGQAEVCCHFCAEKYQFNRQELEALLK from the coding sequence ATGCGAGATCATATCATGAAAGCTACGGTGCCGGGAGTGCGTATTGTCGCGGCAGTGACTACGCAGTTAGTTGAAGAAGCCCGCCGCCGGCATGATTGCTTTCCCGTCGTAGCGGCAGCCTTGGGCAGGACGATGACGGCGGCCTTGCTTTTGGCGGCAAATTTGAAAACAGAAGAAAGTCTCACTGTACGCATTGCCGGAGATGGACCTATTGGTGATATCGTTGCTGATGCTACGGCCCATGGAACCGTGAGGGGCTATGCGAAAAATCCCCATGTCGATATACCTTTAAGGGGAAAAAAATTGGATGTCGGTGCGGCTGTAGGTCAAGGGAATGTTTATGTAACACGTTTTACCGGATTAAAACAACCCTTTACCGGGAATGTCCCTTTGGTAAGTGGTGAAATCGCGGAGGATATCACCAGTTATTTAGCTGTCTCGGAGCAGACGCCTTCCAGTGTAGCGCTTGGTGTGCTAGTGCGTCCCGACATGACTGTTGCGGCAGCCGGTGGATTTATCGTGCAGGCTTTGCCGGGGCATGAGGAGAAAAGTTTGCAAATAATTGAAGCCAATTTGGCGCACCTTGCGCCCGTTTCGCAAATGGTTGACGAAGGAAAAGACGCGGCCGGCATCATCCGAACGGTACTGCAGGGTCTTCCCATTACCTGGTATGACCAGGCAGGACTAGTGTTTCAATGCCTTTGTTCACGGGAGAAGGTACATAATGTTTTAATAAGTTTGGGAAAAGCGGAACTGGAAGATATGATCGCTGAAGGACAGGCCGAAGTTTGCTGTCATTTTTGTGCGGAAAAATATCAATTTAACCGTCAGGAACTGGAAGCATTATTAAAATAG
- the recG gene encoding ATP-dependent DNA helicase RecG, with translation MIKTLSTDIRYMKGVGNAKAALLASLGIYTVRDLVEHFPRRYEDRSQIKKISQLTDGNVESCRGTVLKVTANKTRRLTLTKIIIQDDSGRAELVFFNQPYLKTKYKVNMEVMAYGKVQTKFFPVQIVNPEIEILDETGMPCAGTILPVYPANEAVSQRWLRGLIRQSLDFALQQPLESLPAMLLMNFKLMERKEALLQVHFPDNWEILKKARERLAFEELYLLQCGLLYTKNAAKKDVLGIKHASDGSLVSQFEQQLPFQLTEGQRQALTEIKADMEAPLPMQRMVQGDVGSGKTVVAAIALVKTVENGYQGAMMVPTEILAEQHYQTLAAQLENLGIKVALLTGSVTKGKRKELLQALQTGCIDIVIGTHALIQEDVCFHRLGLVITDEQHRFGVRQRAKLQAKGMMPDVLVMTATPIPRTMALTVYGDLDVSSIRQLPPGRKPIKTFVRGSDRRHLVYKFITDEIAKGRQAYIVCPLVDESEKIQAQSATQLYEELQETYFRNLDCGLVHGKMKNLEKDEMMRRFYEGGVKVLIATTVIEVGVNVPNATIMVIEGAERFGLAQLHQLRGRIGRGEHQSYCILLSDNPNPESQERLQVMTSTTDGFALAEQDLLLRGPGHFFGEQQHGLPDLKIADIVNDLELLLKARKAAYETVTQPGEFEKVRPYIAERFCHHFDQIFQC, from the coding sequence TTGATAAAGACGTTGTCAACTGACATCAGATATATGAAGGGAGTGGGAAACGCCAAAGCCGCGCTGTTGGCTTCTTTGGGGATTTATACCGTGCGGGATTTAGTGGAGCATTTCCCGCGCCGCTATGAAGATCGCAGCCAAATAAAAAAGATCAGTCAACTGACTGACGGTAATGTGGAAAGCTGCCGGGGCACGGTACTTAAGGTTACGGCTAATAAGACCCGTCGGCTTACTCTGACAAAAATAATCATACAGGATGACAGCGGCAGGGCTGAACTGGTTTTTTTTAATCAACCCTATTTAAAGACAAAATATAAAGTCAATATGGAAGTCATGGCCTATGGCAAAGTTCAAACGAAATTTTTTCCGGTACAAATTGTGAATCCGGAAATAGAAATTCTGGATGAGACAGGAATGCCCTGTGCAGGGACTATATTGCCGGTTTATCCGGCCAATGAGGCTGTCAGCCAACGGTGGTTGAGAGGTTTAATTAGACAATCCCTTGATTTTGCCCTACAACAGCCATTGGAATCTCTGCCTGCAATGCTTCTGATGAATTTTAAGCTGATGGAACGTAAAGAAGCGTTGTTACAGGTTCATTTTCCCGACAACTGGGAGATATTGAAAAAAGCGAGGGAAAGACTGGCGTTTGAAGAATTGTATTTATTGCAATGTGGTTTGTTGTATACTAAAAATGCTGCGAAAAAGGATGTGCTGGGAATTAAGCATGCTTCTGACGGTAGCTTGGTGTCTCAGTTTGAACAGCAGCTTCCTTTCCAACTTACCGAGGGACAGCGGCAGGCATTAACTGAGATTAAGGCGGACATGGAGGCGCCGCTTCCCATGCAGCGGATGGTACAGGGTGATGTCGGCTCGGGTAAAACAGTTGTAGCTGCTATCGCGTTAGTAAAGACAGTGGAAAACGGTTATCAGGGAGCTATGATGGTTCCCACTGAAATATTGGCGGAACAGCATTATCAGACTCTGGCTGCCCAGCTTGAAAATCTGGGAATTAAAGTGGCTCTTTTAACAGGAAGTGTTACAAAGGGAAAGCGAAAAGAATTGCTGCAAGCGCTTCAGACCGGTTGTATCGACATCGTCATTGGCACTCACGCTTTGATCCAAGAAGATGTTTGCTTTCATAGGCTGGGATTGGTAATTACCGATGAACAGCATCGTTTCGGAGTCCGGCAGCGGGCAAAATTACAGGCTAAAGGCATGATGCCGGATGTGCTGGTTATGACGGCAACACCGATTCCGCGCACGATGGCCCTAACGGTGTATGGCGATTTGGATGTTTCCTCCATACGTCAGTTGCCGCCAGGGCGAAAACCGATAAAAACCTTTGTTCGCGGTTCGGACCGCAGGCATTTGGTTTATAAATTTATAACGGATGAAATAGCTAAGGGCCGTCAAGCCTATATTGTATGCCCTTTGGTAGATGAATCGGAAAAAATCCAGGCTCAATCAGCGACACAGCTTTATGAAGAGCTGCAGGAAACCTATTTTCGGAATCTAGACTGCGGTTTAGTACATGGCAAAATGAAGAACCTGGAAAAGGATGAAATGATGCGCCGGTTTTATGAGGGCGGTGTTAAGGTGCTTATTGCCACAACGGTCATTGAAGTCGGGGTCAATGTTCCTAACGCCACTATTATGGTCATTGAGGGGGCGGAGCGGTTCGGCCTGGCACAACTGCACCAACTGCGGGGACGGATTGGCCGGGGCGAGCATCAGTCCTATTGCATTTTATTGTCAGATAACCCCAATCCGGAATCACAGGAACGTCTGCAGGTCATGACGAGTACCACTGACGGATTTGCTTTAGCGGAACAGGATCTTTTGCTGCGCGGTCCCGGCCACTTTTTTGGCGAACAGCAGCATGGATTGCCGGACCTTAAGATAGCAGATATTGTCAATGATCTTGAATTGTTGCTTAAAGCTAGAAAGGCTGCCTATGAAACGGTTACGCAGCCCGGTGAATTTGAGAAAGTGCGTCCTTATATAGCGGAACGTTTTTGTCATCACTTTGATCAGATTTTCCAATGTTAA